From Streptomyces sp. TLI_053, a single genomic window includes:
- a CDS encoding DUF6445 family protein has product MPPLPPGPGRTAALPVLPYRKPTPGRDYWVFDDVLPDPDAVRRRCLDRNDWTEGYPYRPESWPGLRTMPGLEPDELARVEALVRKATGASRLWVQSAPGGGTLNHNCIQLVGTAESESRPHTDSRALCRFAAVLYLSPGAPKDAGTGFYRQQFPGGRLGGNLVTAPHNNLVEALGTRRVPADAFTEDVRVPNRYNRLLVYHANLIHSATSYHGLTLEERRMTAVFFWMA; this is encoded by the coding sequence ATGCCTCCACTGCCCCCAGGCCCAGGACGGACAGCCGCGCTCCCGGTGCTGCCCTACCGCAAGCCCACACCCGGCCGCGACTACTGGGTGTTCGACGACGTCCTGCCGGACCCGGACGCCGTCCGCCGCCGCTGCCTCGACCGCAACGACTGGACCGAGGGCTACCCCTACCGACCGGAATCCTGGCCCGGACTGCGCACCATGCCCGGTCTCGAGCCCGACGAACTGGCCCGGGTGGAGGCGCTCGTCCGCAAGGCCACCGGAGCGTCACGGCTCTGGGTGCAGAGCGCCCCTGGCGGTGGCACCCTCAACCACAACTGCATCCAACTGGTGGGCACCGCCGAGTCGGAGTCTCGTCCGCACACCGACTCCCGGGCGCTGTGCCGCTTCGCGGCCGTGCTCTACCTCAGCCCCGGCGCGCCGAAGGACGCCGGCACCGGCTTCTACCGCCAGCAGTTCCCCGGCGGCCGGCTCGGCGGCAACCTGGTCACCGCCCCCCACAACAACCTGGTCGAGGCGCTCGGCACCCGCCGCGTCCCGGCCGACGCCTTCACCGAGGACGTGCGCGTCCCCAACCGCTACAACCGCCTGCTCGTCTACCACGCCAACCTGATCCACAGCGCCACCTCGTACCACGGCCTGACCCTGGAGGAGCGGCGGATGACCGCCGTCTTCTTCTGGATGGCCTGA
- a CDS encoding PHB depolymerase family esterase, whose translation MAVSPTAPPTAPPTASSTAPPTDRRVHRAGGAARAALVALLTAATLLLPTTASTAATAPTPAHAPAPAATSASARSTTNGTFQEVTGFGSNPGNLAMYTYTPAALPGGAPLVVALHGCTQTADDYYRHSGWPELADRYRFAVVFPQTGTTNNPLSCFRWFDAAQNARGVGEAASVLQMVTRAGDLFGTDRGRVFVTGLSAGGGMAADLLADYPDVFAGGAVDAGPPAHCAATLSAASSCQNNDQRLTPAQWAEKVRRADPGHPGPWPRVAIWQGTADTTVRPVNATELRDQWTEVWGIGQSPSGTRSLPGGTTETRYDDAGGRPAVALYSIAGMGHGLAVAPGSGADRCGATGAYFLDAICSGYHTALFWGLDGGGPTVPGLPAPSGLTATVTGGDTVALGWQPVTGAASYRVFRDGAPVADPTGTTWTDSGLSAGTAYGYAVAAVSADGTAGTRSAAVTVTAPGGPAPCYTTDNYHQVAAGRATLSGGLVYALGSGQAMGLWNTFTVHTLRRTGPGYYVLADGSC comes from the coding sequence ATGGCCGTGTCCCCCACCGCCCCGCCGACCGCCCCGCCGACCGCTTCATCGACCGCCCCGCCGACCGACCGCCGCGTCCACCGGGCGGGCGGCGCAGCCCGCGCAGCCCTCGTCGCGCTGCTCACCGCGGCGACGCTGCTGCTCCCCACCACCGCCTCGACGGCCGCGACCGCGCCGACGCCCGCCCACGCCCCAGCCCCCGCCGCCACCTCCGCCTCCGCACGATCCACCACCAACGGCACCTTCCAGGAGGTCACCGGGTTCGGCAGCAACCCCGGCAACCTCGCGATGTACACCTACACCCCGGCCGCGCTGCCCGGCGGCGCGCCCCTGGTGGTCGCCCTGCACGGCTGCACCCAGACCGCCGACGACTACTACCGGCACTCCGGCTGGCCCGAACTCGCCGACCGCTACCGCTTCGCCGTGGTCTTCCCGCAGACCGGCACCACCAACAACCCGCTCTCCTGCTTCCGCTGGTTCGACGCCGCGCAGAACGCCCGCGGTGTCGGCGAGGCCGCCTCCGTGCTCCAGATGGTCACCAGGGCCGGGGACCTCTTCGGCACGGACCGCGGCCGGGTGTTCGTCACCGGCCTGTCCGCCGGGGGCGGGATGGCCGCCGACCTGCTGGCCGACTACCCGGACGTGTTCGCCGGCGGGGCCGTCGACGCCGGTCCGCCCGCGCACTGCGCCGCCACCCTGTCCGCGGCCTCGTCCTGCCAGAACAACGACCAGCGGCTCACGCCCGCCCAGTGGGCGGAGAAGGTCCGCCGCGCCGACCCCGGCCACCCCGGGCCCTGGCCCCGGGTGGCGATCTGGCAGGGCACGGCCGACACCACCGTCCGGCCGGTCAACGCCACCGAACTGCGCGACCAGTGGACGGAGGTGTGGGGCATCGGCCAGAGCCCCTCCGGCACCCGGAGCCTGCCCGGCGGCACCACCGAGACCCGCTACGACGACGCCGGTGGGCGGCCAGCCGTCGCGCTGTACTCGATCGCGGGCATGGGGCACGGACTGGCCGTAGCCCCGGGCTCGGGAGCGGACAGGTGCGGGGCCACCGGCGCGTACTTCCTGGACGCGATCTGCTCCGGCTACCACACCGCGCTCTTCTGGGGCCTGGACGGCGGCGGGCCGACGGTCCCGGGGCTGCCCGCGCCGAGCGGGCTGACGGCCACCGTGACCGGGGGCGACACCGTGGCGCTCGGCTGGCAGCCCGTCACCGGCGCCGCCTCCTACCGGGTCTTCCGGGACGGCGCCCCGGTCGCGGACCCGACCGGCACCACCTGGACCGACAGCGGTCTGAGCGCCGGCACGGCCTACGGCTACGCGGTGGCCGCGGTCTCCGCCGACGGCACCGCGGGCACCCGGTCGGCCGCCGTCACCGTCACCGCACCGGGCGGCCCGGCACCGTGCTACACCACCGACAACTACCACCAGGTGGCGGCCGGGCGGGCCACCCTGAGCGGCGGCCTGGTGTACGCGCTCGGTTCCGGACAGGCGATGGGGCTCTGGAACACCTTCACCGTCCACACCCTGCGCCGGACCGGCCCCGGCTACTACGTGCTCGCCGACGGCTCCTGCTGA
- a CDS encoding YdcF family protein yields the protein MIAYAPAAFFFLLCGIGVLRDRRKFSNAVLLGIGVSLLALALIAEVRRAPTLVAELTVAVIALLPTVGTVALVWFLLSNGVTMIRKEGRRPANLLSLLAGLGIIGLIGLLGAAVVTDSPRLGVLAATALLVVGYVSFLFVCFVGYAFLYQRHLPRKEVDFVVVLGSGLIGGDRVPPLLASRLDLGRALYELQSARGNPPVLITSGGQGPDEKVPESHAMADYLLERGFPAEHLEREDRSRTTEENLLFSKEIMERSKPDYRCVVVTNNFHAFRAALTARTTGVNGQVCGSPTARYYWPSATIREFAAVFLSHKLVNFGICGFVAVCGLVAAALSPGA from the coding sequence ATGATCGCCTATGCCCCAGCGGCCTTCTTCTTCCTCCTCTGCGGAATCGGAGTCCTGCGCGACCGACGCAAGTTCAGCAATGCCGTCCTGCTCGGCATCGGGGTGTCGCTGCTGGCCCTGGCGCTGATCGCGGAGGTGCGCCGGGCGCCGACCCTGGTGGCCGAGCTGACGGTGGCCGTCATCGCCCTGCTGCCGACGGTCGGCACGGTGGCCCTGGTCTGGTTCCTCCTCTCCAACGGAGTGACGATGATCCGCAAGGAGGGCCGGCGGCCGGCGAACCTGCTCTCGCTGCTCGCCGGCCTCGGCATCATCGGGCTGATCGGTCTGCTCGGGGCAGCCGTCGTCACCGACTCCCCGCGCCTCGGCGTCCTCGCCGCCACCGCGCTCCTGGTGGTCGGCTACGTGTCCTTCCTCTTCGTCTGCTTCGTCGGCTACGCCTTCCTCTACCAGCGCCACCTGCCGCGCAAGGAGGTGGACTTCGTGGTGGTACTGGGCTCGGGCCTGATCGGCGGCGACCGGGTGCCGCCGCTGCTCGCCAGCCGGCTCGACCTCGGCCGCGCGCTCTACGAGCTGCAGTCGGCACGGGGCAACCCGCCGGTGCTGATCACCTCGGGCGGCCAGGGTCCGGACGAGAAGGTGCCGGAGTCGCACGCGATGGCGGACTACCTGCTCGAACGCGGCTTCCCGGCCGAGCACCTGGAGCGCGAGGACCGTTCCCGGACCACCGAGGAGAACCTGCTGTTCAGCAAGGAGATCATGGAGCGGTCGAAGCCCGACTACCGCTGCGTGGTCGTCACCAACAACTTCCATGCCTTCCGGGCCGCCCTGACGGCCCGCACCACCGGGGTCAACGGCCAGGTCTGCGGCTCCCCCACCGCCCGGTACTACTGGCCGAGCGCGACGATCCGCGAGTTCGCCGCCGTCTTCCTGTCGCACAAGTTGGTCAACTTCGGGATCTGCGGCTTCGTCGCCGTCTGCGGACTCGTCGCCGCGGCGCTGAGCCCCGGCGCCTGA
- a CDS encoding MFS transporter produces MTSTHHPHPLRLPAFRLLFLGRTISTLGDAVVPAALAIAVTRATGSSSALALVLGCAMVPRLLLLPLGGVVGDRVDPRLVALVTDLVRAVAQIAVGVELLGDRPSLAAVAAAEAVGGIASAFAMPTASPLVAVAVDGPQRLRANALLASAVNGARLGGPALAGLLVLTAGPGWAFLLDGASFLVSAALLTRLKVRRAPAERRSSLRADLVRGWSEVRSRDWYWTSLIGHAVWNGAAAVLLTLGPLIASRRMGGEGVWIAMTQAAAFGVLAGSLLAGRFRPRRPLLVSSLGLALYALPLVALAATAPAPVTVASYALAMTGLGFLNPVWQTVVQQEFPPQVLARVTSYDWLLSLAAAPLGYTLAPLAADAWGSTGPLLVTAALVALACGGAAVVPGVRRIGCRTDADGLTESPAGGPADGRHSSGKGPAATGPQVTGAPPAAEEAAVGAARRDPTIRT; encoded by the coding sequence GTGACTTCGACCCACCACCCGCACCCGCTGCGTCTGCCCGCCTTCCGACTGCTCTTCCTCGGCCGGACGATCTCCACCCTGGGGGACGCCGTCGTCCCCGCCGCCCTCGCCATCGCCGTCACCCGGGCGACCGGCTCCTCCTCCGCGCTGGCCCTGGTGCTGGGCTGCGCGATGGTTCCGCGCCTGCTGCTGCTCCCCCTGGGCGGCGTCGTCGGGGACCGGGTCGACCCCCGGCTGGTCGCGCTCGTCACCGATCTGGTCCGGGCCGTCGCCCAGATCGCCGTCGGTGTCGAACTCCTCGGCGACCGGCCCAGCCTCGCCGCCGTCGCGGCCGCCGAGGCCGTCGGCGGCATCGCCTCGGCGTTCGCGATGCCGACCGCCAGCCCGCTGGTGGCGGTCGCCGTGGACGGTCCGCAGCGGCTGCGCGCCAACGCCCTGCTGGCCTCCGCCGTCAACGGCGCCCGGCTCGGCGGCCCGGCGCTGGCCGGCCTCCTCGTCCTGACCGCGGGCCCCGGCTGGGCGTTCCTGCTGGACGGCGCCTCCTTCCTGGTCAGCGCCGCGCTGCTGACGCGGCTGAAGGTGCGCCGTGCCCCGGCCGAGCGCAGGTCGTCGCTGCGCGCCGACCTGGTCCGGGGCTGGAGCGAGGTCCGCTCGCGCGACTGGTACTGGACCAGCCTGATCGGCCATGCCGTGTGGAACGGCGCAGCCGCCGTCCTGCTCACCCTCGGACCGCTGATCGCCTCCCGGCGGATGGGCGGGGAGGGCGTGTGGATCGCGATGACCCAGGCGGCCGCCTTCGGCGTGCTGGCCGGTTCGCTGCTCGCCGGCCGGTTCCGGCCCCGGCGCCCGCTGCTGGTCTCCTCCCTCGGCCTCGCCCTGTACGCGCTGCCGCTGGTCGCCCTGGCGGCGACGGCGCCCGCACCGGTCACCGTCGCCTCGTACGCCCTGGCGATGACCGGGCTGGGCTTCCTCAACCCGGTGTGGCAGACCGTGGTGCAGCAGGAGTTCCCGCCGCAGGTGCTGGCCCGGGTCACCTCCTACGACTGGCTGCTGTCGCTCGCCGCCGCCCCGCTGGGGTACACGCTCGCACCGCTGGCCGCGGACGCCTGGGGGAGCACCGGGCCACTGCTCGTCACGGCCGCCCTGGTAGCGCTGGCCTGTGGCGGGGCCGCCGTCGTCCCGGGTGTCCGCCGGATCGGGTGCCGCACCGACGCGGACGGCCTGACGGAGAGTCCGGCGGGCGGCCCGGCGGACGGCCGGCACTCCTCGGGCAAGGGCCCGGCGGCGACCGGCCCCCAGGTCACCGGGGCGCCTCCCGCAGCCGAGGAGGCCGCGGTCGGGGCCGCCCGGCGGGACCCTACGATACGCACATGA
- a CDS encoding alpha/beta fold hydrolase has protein sequence MSTPSSRLPIVYVRGYAGGTPGIEKAVTDPFYGFNEGSTHIRVGRQDSPVFYQFESPLVRLLTDEGYHVLVEGGQEAYLANHPKDIRPDSIWIHRFYDRCSGTWGGEPEAFSLEHAAEDLLRLIEDLRERTGAPRVHLVAHSMGGLICRCLLQKVIPEQRRGKRATDYVSKLFTYGTPHGGITFAVGFGVPELLRDTFALNGSDVFGPDRMYQYLTPDPAPDGPPDGWRAVDLPDDDGSGTPQEAAGGFPLDRIFCMIGTDSEDYDVAHGISASAVGPRSDGLVQIENAQVTGANRAFTHRSHSGRYGLVNSEEGYQNLRRFLFGDLRARVDLVGVTLPDRDPDVTWQAEVRLQVRGLPVLLHERAAPHWCPVQLSDPTSATRQARAGRDGAVQLATTFLSSKLLPPREDAERSAVDRAVDGTRPGASEPVRFALDLRVLGLKEHNGFFGFGDHLEQTADFADTLIVDVDTDSPRPAAWAHWNSEVDGAIRDLHPSGPPLPDEDPRADAWLAHVPLPATTRPILGPDARIRLTVGPWS, from the coding sequence ATGAGTACGCCGTCCTCCAGACTCCCGATCGTCTATGTCCGGGGATACGCCGGTGGCACCCCCGGGATCGAGAAGGCCGTGACGGATCCGTTCTACGGATTCAACGAAGGCTCGACGCACATCCGCGTCGGGCGCCAGGACTCCCCCGTCTTCTACCAGTTCGAAAGCCCGTTAGTGCGCCTGCTCACCGACGAGGGCTACCACGTCCTCGTCGAGGGCGGCCAGGAGGCCTATCTGGCGAACCACCCCAAGGACATCCGCCCCGACAGCATCTGGATCCACCGCTTCTACGACCGCTGCTCCGGCACCTGGGGCGGCGAACCCGAGGCGTTCAGCCTGGAGCACGCCGCCGAGGACCTCCTCCGGCTGATCGAGGACCTGCGGGAGCGCACCGGCGCGCCGCGGGTCCACCTGGTCGCCCACTCGATGGGCGGACTGATCTGCCGCTGCCTGCTCCAGAAGGTCATCCCCGAGCAGCGCCGGGGAAAGCGCGCCACCGACTACGTGTCGAAACTGTTCACCTACGGAACGCCGCACGGCGGCATCACCTTCGCGGTCGGCTTCGGCGTCCCCGAACTCCTGCGCGACACCTTCGCCCTGAACGGCTCGGACGTCTTCGGACCCGACCGGATGTACCAGTACCTGACGCCGGATCCCGCTCCGGACGGGCCGCCGGACGGCTGGCGGGCCGTCGACCTGCCGGACGACGACGGCAGCGGGACGCCCCAGGAGGCCGCGGGCGGGTTCCCGCTCGACCGGATCTTCTGCATGATCGGCACCGACTCCGAGGACTACGACGTCGCCCACGGCATCTCCGCCTCGGCCGTCGGCCCGCGCAGCGACGGTCTGGTGCAGATCGAGAACGCCCAGGTCACCGGGGCCAACCGGGCGTTCACGCACCGCAGCCACAGCGGCCGGTACGGACTGGTCAACTCCGAGGAGGGCTACCAGAACCTGCGCCGCTTCCTGTTCGGAGACCTGCGGGCCCGGGTCGACCTGGTCGGCGTGACCCTGCCGGACCGCGACCCGGACGTCACCTGGCAGGCCGAGGTGCGGCTCCAGGTCCGCGGACTGCCGGTACTGCTGCACGAACGCGCCGCCCCGCACTGGTGCCCGGTCCAGCTCTCCGACCCCACCTCGGCCACCCGTCAGGCCCGGGCCGGCCGGGACGGCGCCGTCCAGCTGGCGACCACCTTCCTCTCCAGCAAGCTGCTCCCGCCGCGGGAGGACGCGGAGCGCTCGGCGGTGGACAGGGCGGTGGACGGGACACGGCCGGGGGCGAGCGAGCCGGTGCGGTTCGCGCTCGACCTGCGGGTGCTCGGGCTCAAGGAGCACAACGGGTTCTTCGGCTTCGGCGACCACCTGGAGCAGACCGCCGACTTCGCGGACACCCTGATCGTCGACGTGGACACCGACTCCCCGCGTCCGGCGGCCTGGGCGCACTGGAACTCCGAGGTGGACGGCGCGATCCGGGACCTCCACCCGAGCGGCCCGCCGCTGCCGGACGAGGACCCGCGCGCCGACGCCTGGCTCGCCCACGTCCCGCTTCCGGCCACCACCCGCCCGATCCTCGGCCCCGACGCCAGGATCCGGCTCACGGTCGGCCCCTGGAGCTGA
- a CDS encoding TetR/AcrR family transcriptional regulator — protein sequence MQLEFGPGPLRPKNSEDLMPADEDDAAQPGLTRDALARAALRVLEREGLAGLSMRKVAAEVGVRAASLYWHVRNKEELLDLLNDALMADAEAPPRTGDWRTQLRGYCRRYRAHLLGRRDAAKVVAGRLAPGPHLLRLMEDQLDRLREAGFSPADSAMISYLLGAYVQGFVLQEESPMAAAETAGAGRREVADAAAERFRALPAAEFPNLVAMADDLTGPDLDARFDFGLDRILDGLAALLPPDRR from the coding sequence TTGCAACTGGAATTCGGGCCCGGCCCGCTCCGCCCGAAGAACAGCGAGGACCTCATGCCTGCCGACGAGGACGACGCCGCCCAGCCCGGACTCACCCGCGACGCCCTCGCCCGGGCCGCCCTGCGGGTCCTGGAGCGCGAGGGCCTGGCCGGCCTGTCGATGCGCAAGGTCGCCGCCGAGGTCGGGGTCAGGGCCGCCTCGCTGTACTGGCACGTCCGCAACAAGGAGGAACTGCTCGACCTGCTCAACGACGCGCTGATGGCCGACGCCGAGGCCCCGCCGCGCACCGGCGACTGGCGCACCCAGCTGCGCGGCTACTGCCGGCGCTACCGCGCCCACCTGCTGGGCAGGCGGGACGCGGCCAAGGTGGTGGCGGGCCGGCTCGCCCCGGGCCCCCACCTGCTGCGGCTGATGGAGGACCAGCTCGACCGGCTGCGGGAGGCCGGCTTCTCCCCCGCCGACAGCGCGATGATCTCCTATCTGCTCGGCGCGTACGTCCAGGGCTTCGTCCTCCAGGAGGAGTCCCCGATGGCGGCCGCCGAGACCGCCGGAGCCGGGCGGCGCGAGGTCGCCGACGCCGCCGCCGAGCGCTTCCGCGCACTGCCCGCCGCGGAGTTCCCCAACCTCGTCGCGATGGCCGACGACCTGACCGGCCCCGATCTGGACGCCCGGTTCGACTTCGGCCTCGACCGCATCCTCGACGGACTCGCCGCGCTGCTGCCGCCCGACCGTCGCTGA
- a CDS encoding MFS transporter: MGESGAPDVRRRQRLALATLCTTMFMSMLDNVIVNNALPRIGEDLDAGITGLQWVAEGYSLVFAALLLTGGALGDRYGRTAVFRLGLALFTLGSAAGALAGTTGALVAARMLQGVGAALLTPGSLAILRHVFTDERERTRAIGRWSGVSALGLSVGPVVGGPMVEAFGWASVFWINVPIGVAALVLSARVLPAVPGRARRIDLGGLVLSALGLGAAVHTLVEGPDRGWTDGRVLTTAALAVLLLTAFLLLELRTAEPMLDLRLFRDGVLGGALLGGFAVSFGMFGALFFLPLLMQGVLDWSPTAAGLAGLPMTAMIVVAGPLSAQLTGRYGPRLPLVLGIALCAVGLAGLSRYGENAHYAEYLWTLFVLGLGLGTTFTPVSIAVLQRVAPERIGTASATVNTLRELGGVLGIAVLGAVLTHRLAGSLAGLGLPPEALTAATAPGAATAGLPGPVRSAVEAAFTDGIQLALRCGSAALALAAVLVALLLRRAAPGPAGPRGPAGARPRAQAPAGARPE, encoded by the coding sequence ATGGGGGAGAGCGGGGCGCCGGACGTCCGGCGCCGCCAGCGGCTCGCGCTCGCGACGCTGTGCACCACCATGTTCATGTCCATGCTGGACAACGTCATCGTCAACAACGCCCTGCCACGCATCGGCGAGGACCTCGACGCGGGCATCACCGGCCTCCAGTGGGTCGCCGAGGGATACAGCCTGGTCTTCGCCGCGCTGCTGCTCACCGGTGGCGCGCTCGGCGACCGGTACGGCCGCACCGCCGTCTTCCGGCTGGGCCTGGCGCTGTTCACGCTGGGGTCGGCCGCCGGGGCGCTGGCCGGAACCACCGGGGCCCTGGTCGCCGCGCGGATGCTCCAGGGTGTCGGCGCGGCCCTGCTCACCCCCGGCAGCCTCGCCATCCTGCGGCACGTCTTCACCGACGAACGGGAGCGCACCCGGGCCATCGGCCGGTGGTCCGGCGTCTCCGCGCTCGGCCTCTCGGTCGGCCCGGTGGTCGGCGGCCCGATGGTCGAGGCCTTCGGCTGGGCGAGCGTGTTCTGGATCAACGTCCCGATCGGCGTCGCCGCGCTCGTCCTGTCGGCCCGGGTGCTCCCGGCCGTCCCGGGCCGGGCCCGGCGGATCGACCTCGGCGGCCTCGTGCTCTCGGCGCTCGGCCTGGGCGCGGCCGTCCACACCCTGGTCGAGGGTCCGGACCGCGGCTGGACCGACGGCCGGGTGCTCACCACGGCGGCACTCGCGGTGCTGCTGCTGACGGCGTTCCTGCTGCTCGAACTGCGGACCGCCGAGCCGATGCTCGATCTCCGGCTGTTCCGCGACGGCGTGCTGGGCGGCGCGCTGCTGGGCGGATTCGCGGTGAGCTTCGGAATGTTCGGCGCGCTGTTCTTCCTGCCGCTGCTGATGCAGGGCGTCCTGGACTGGTCCCCGACGGCCGCCGGTCTCGCCGGGCTGCCGATGACGGCCATGATCGTCGTCGCGGGCCCGCTCTCGGCGCAGCTGACCGGCCGGTACGGACCCCGGCTCCCGCTGGTCCTGGGCATCGCCCTGTGCGCGGTCGGCCTTGCCGGTCTCTCCCGCTACGGCGAGAACGCCCACTACGCGGAGTACCTGTGGACGCTGTTCGTCCTCGGCCTGGGCCTGGGGACGACCTTCACCCCGGTCTCGATCGCCGTCCTGCAGCGGGTCGCCCCGGAGCGGATCGGCACCGCCTCGGCGACCGTCAACACCCTGCGCGAACTCGGCGGAGTGCTCGGCATCGCCGTCCTCGGCGCCGTCCTGACCCACCGCCTGGCCGGCTCCCTGGCCGGCCTCGGCCTCCCGCCCGAGGCCCTGACCGCCGCCACCGCGCCGGGCGCGGCCACCGCCGGGCTGCCCGGACCGGTCAGGTCGGCCGTCGAGGCCGCCTTCACCGACGGTATCCAGCTCGCCCTGCGCTGCGGCTCCGCCGCCCTGGCCCTGGCCGCCGTGCTGGTCGCCCTGCTGCTGCGCCGGGCCGCGCCGGGCCCGGCGGGACCGCGGGGCCCGGCCGGAGCCCGGCCCCGCGCGCAGGCCCCGGCCGGTGCCCGGCCGGAGTGA
- a CDS encoding substrate-binding domain-containing protein, protein MNPPDRWHRRTRGRRADRARRRVRSAASTTTTTAARLPARALLALVLLVCSAAPVAGCGPGAPTGTTLSVLASAELTDLRPVLDDLRRATGIALELDFGGTVSASELLGSGTPDRHHLAWLSSDRWLRLNVKAAGGTGTPLSTRTMMSPLVLGVRRSTAHRLWPGAGARQPSWADIAAAAEHGELRYAMSDPTVAHSGLAALVAVATAGAGTGEALRPEDVAQDRVRGFLTGRTLAAPSTHALVDAYLDHQDRADAVIAYESDLLALGGDGRLREPLELVYPQDGIVLSDYPLLLLDPTKRAAYDRVLAWLLAPAAQKKIMTLTLRRPIDPAVDRDPRLERPIGNALYFPDRPEVVQRLLAQYRADTPATGPGPTRSPAPSPPALPPPP, encoded by the coding sequence GTGAACCCGCCGGACCGGTGGCACCGGCGCACCCGGGGGCGGCGCGCCGACCGTGCCCGCCGCCGCGTCCGCTCCGCCGCCTCCACCACCACCACCACCGCCGCTCGACTGCCCGCCCGGGCGCTCCTCGCCCTGGTCCTGCTCGTCTGCTCCGCCGCCCCGGTGGCCGGCTGCGGTCCGGGCGCACCCACCGGCACCACGCTGTCCGTCCTGGCCAGCGCGGAGCTGACCGACCTCCGGCCGGTCCTGGACGACCTGCGCCGCGCCACCGGGATCGCCCTGGAGCTGGACTTCGGCGGCACCGTCAGCGCGAGCGAACTGCTCGGCTCCGGCACGCCCGACCGGCACCACCTGGCCTGGCTCTCCTCCGACCGCTGGCTGCGACTGAACGTCAAGGCCGCGGGCGGGACGGGCACCCCGCTCTCCACCCGCACCATGATGTCGCCGCTCGTCCTCGGCGTGAGGCGGAGCACCGCGCACCGCCTGTGGCCCGGCGCGGGCGCGCGGCAGCCGTCCTGGGCCGACATCGCCGCGGCGGCCGAGCACGGGGAGCTGCGGTACGCGATGAGCGACCCGACCGTCGCCCACAGCGGGCTCGCCGCCCTCGTCGCCGTGGCGACCGCCGGCGCCGGGACCGGCGAGGCCCTCCGCCCGGAGGACGTCGCCCAGGACCGGGTCCGCGGTTTCCTGACCGGCCGGACCCTCGCCGCGCCGTCCACCCACGCCCTGGTCGACGCCTACCTCGACCACCAGGACCGGGCCGACGCGGTGATCGCCTACGAGTCGGACCTGCTCGCGCTCGGCGGGGACGGGCGCCTGCGCGAACCGCTGGAGCTGGTCTACCCGCAGGACGGCATCGTGCTGTCCGACTACCCGCTGCTGCTGCTCGACCCGACGAAGCGGGCCGCCTACGACCGGGTGCTGGCGTGGCTGCTCGCGCCCGCCGCGCAGAAGAAGATCATGACGCTCACGCTGCGCCGCCCGATCGACCCGGCCGTCGACCGGGATCCCCGGCTGGAGCGCCCGATCGGCAACGCCCTCTACTTCCCCGACCGGCCGGAGGTCGTCCAGCGCCTCCTGGCCCAGTACCGGGCCGACACCCCGGCGACGGGCCCGGGCCCGACCCGCTCCCCGGCACCCTCGCCGCCGGCACTCCCACCGCCCCCGTGA
- a CDS encoding lysophospholipid acyltransferase family protein — MSVWLPTASCTPEACLTDPAPTVALPRRVLRLTGFLVLLVAGLALIPPVRLLPPGPRGALARFWARGLLGALGVAVRIVPGPAPAGPGGVLLVANHVSWLDIPLIAAARPGRSVAKTEVRDWPVLGRLVAWGGTVFLDRDRLRALPATVAEVTDRLRAGHPVIVFPEGSTWCGRESGRFRPAFFEAAVRSGAAVQPVSIRYRLADGRATSAPAFVGEDDLATSLARVVAVRGLVAELTFRPTVPAPAADPARRWAARKELAHAAQTSVEGIR, encoded by the coding sequence ATGAGCGTCTGGCTGCCGACGGCCTCCTGCACCCCGGAGGCCTGTCTGACCGATCCGGCACCGACCGTCGCCCTCCCCCGCCGGGTGCTGCGGCTGACGGGCTTCCTGGTGCTGCTCGTGGCGGGGCTGGCGCTGATCCCGCCGGTGCGGCTGCTGCCGCCGGGCCCGCGCGGCGCGCTGGCCCGGTTCTGGGCGCGCGGGCTGCTCGGCGCGCTGGGCGTCGCGGTCCGGATCGTGCCCGGCCCGGCCCCGGCCGGCCCGGGCGGGGTGCTGCTGGTGGCCAACCACGTCTCCTGGCTGGACATCCCGCTGATCGCCGCCGCCCGGCCGGGCCGGTCGGTCGCCAAGACCGAGGTGCGGGACTGGCCGGTGCTGGGGCGGCTCGTCGCCTGGGGCGGCACCGTGTTCCTGGACCGCGACCGACTGCGCGCCCTTCCGGCGACCGTCGCCGAGGTGACCGACCGGCTGCGGGCCGGTCACCCGGTGATCGTGTTCCCGGAGGGGTCCACCTGGTGCGGACGGGAGAGCGGACGGTTCCGGCCGGCGTTCTTCGAGGCCGCCGTCCGGTCCGGCGCCGCCGTCCAGCCCGTCTCGATCCGCTACCGGCTCGCCGACGGGCGCGCCACCAGCGCCCCCGCCTTCGTCGGCGAGGACGACCTGGCCACCTCGCTGGCCCGGGTGGTCGCCGTCCGCGGCCTGGTGGCCGAACTCACCTTCCGCCCGACCGTCCCCGCTCCGGCGGCCGACCCGGCCCGCCGCTGGGCGGCGCGGAAGGAACTCGCCCACGCCGCCCAGACCTCGGTGGAGGGCATCCGCTGA